The Elgaria multicarinata webbii isolate HBS135686 ecotype San Diego chromosome 13, rElgMul1.1.pri, whole genome shotgun sequence region ATGACACACCCCCTGTCCCCACTCTGGCAGATGTTGCATGGATAGCTTCAGATGATGAAGAAACATACGCTAGAGTCAGGTacttcttttctccttttcctctcaTTCCGATTGACTTCTGTTCTTTGTAAGGCCCAGTAACAGCAATTGGGCACTTGCTAAAGCTGAGACAATCTTGAGTTGGCTTCCTAtcttcctttctttattttttaatagtaGGTCTTTCTTAAGTGAGGAATTTCAGGTTCTTTGTCTGGGGCGGAGATGATTCACATCAAGGCTCAAAAGCCTATTCTGGAAATATTTAAGATTAAattgtaaaaaaaagggggtattaagagcaattatttttaatatatcatAGTCGCTAGTTAGTAGGTGCTCTGTCTTAAGGAATAATCATGTATAGATAAGAAACATTGAGTAGTGCTCAAGTGACAGCACAATGAAAATGAACAGAGACTGACTTTTACACAAGACGCTAGAGGGAGCTGTAGGAGTGAGAATCTCAGTTAAAGGAGCTACTTTATGGCATTCACAGGACATGGCAATGTAGGTGTATGGGTAAGAATGCAGCAAGCAAGGAGAGAGGGGGATAAGGGCTAATTCACTAATACATGATGACTCAGCTATGAACTGTCTCCACTGAAATAGAATTCCACGGactcctgggtgggttatgcagaccccctggggtccacggaccaccaattgggaaccactgtgttaaaGAATGCTTGCTTATGAATTCAGCTGGGCGTGAAATGATGGACTTTTGAGTTGCAGAAATGGAGAGAAGACATTAATGGGCAGCCAAAAATGGGACCCTGTAGCAATGAGAGAAGTGGTAATGACAGCTAGCAAGCATGGTTTGGTACAATGAAGGTCATTAACTGGAATTTCTGGGTTCTCAACTTCTAGAACAGACGCTCGTCCACTAAAGCACAAGTGGAAACCTACCCCACTGTTTGTTATTCAACGGAATGCCTCTGTCCCAAATTtgagaaaacaagaagaaaagtTGTTGGCTTTGAAGAAACCCGGTTTACCTGCTCTGAGCCGAACTACAGAACTTCAGGAAGAGTTGAGTCACCTGCGGAGTCAGATTGCGAAGATTGTAGCTGCAGATCCAGGTAAGAATCCAATGTCCAAATATTGTGAAGCAACAtcctaaaatatatattaataccTGCAGGCGTAGGTATAGCAGACAAACAAATAACTCAAAAATTATATGTCTACTTTCACAAGCAGCAGTGGTGGAGCAGAGGTTGGGAGAGATTTAATTTCACTTTGTGGAGGAAGTCTAGTGTGCCCATTCTGtcctagggcgttgctagacgaggccttagcgcgccttgagagcccgtttccctgctgtgcttccacatgacgcacaggggaatccggccccaggccgcactgaagcctcctctaacgcgccataagcgaagtcgcttatgtcgctggggaacgtctagctacttccgtgactttttgcggctactcgcttactcgcgagtagccgcaaaaagccccggactggccacagcgctgagcgctgtgcccatcggccgggggagatcccgggagggagaaggaggagagacgacacaggacacacacacacacacacacacacacacacacggagggaggaggaggagagacgacacaggacacacacacacatggagggagaaggaggagagacgacacaggacacacacacggagggaggaggaggagagacgacacaggacacacacacacatggagggagaaggaggagagacgacacaggacacacacacggagggaggaggaggagagacgacacaggacacacacacacatggagggagaaggaggagagacgacacacgggacatggaaggagagaaagatcaggaagagatcaggagcggatgggggcggggttaactaaaaaaaaccccttaccttctccgcagtcttcgggccgcacgtggcccctttaaacttaaaaaaaaaatggccgacgctgcagggatcccaatgtccctgcgcgtcccgcgtctggaagcccgggcggcgcacgctaacgtcagcgcgccatcGCATCgtctccctgctggcttatcccggcaggtctagcaaggcccctaattCCATACTCATTGGACTTTTGAGTCTGGCTTGAGTATTTGGGATCAAGCTGCTTTTGTGCTGCTAGAGGTGTGGAAACAGTAGTAGCAGCTGCTGCCAAGGCACCAGGAGGCTTTAGCCACCTCATCCAGTGACCCTGGCTGGCATCACTGCTTTAGGACCTCACACCTGCAGTGCTGATTGGCATTGGTTGCCATAGGCTACAAGGAACTTTATGCAAGCAAATACAGGGCAGAGGAGGGAcagattgctctctctctctctcttccaccaaCCCACGCTGGCCACAGAAATGTTTTTCCCTCCTCTGTAGTCAGCCTGGGAACACGAGCTACAGTATCGTGATGCTAGCATTAGCCATGCTCTGTTGCCCTATTAAGATCCCAAACGTACAGTAAAACCATGATTTAGCTTATCAAATGAAGACTTGCCCACAAGGCATGCACaacgctgcttcagggggagaggcGCTgttccatcaagggtgagctattccacctgcttccctccctctccacacctggagactttaaaagcaaagctggagctgaagtttgggaggtgctacttcagggggagaaatgctgttccaaccaaggtttttttctttcttatctgctctgttttgctgtaaacttgtatttagtatatttttgaatattactgtgatattgttgattagtatattgttaaatattgttgtagttttaatttttgtaaactgcccagagagcttcggctattgggcggtataaaaatgcaataaataaataaataaatcctgcttgtCCCCTTCCAACAGAGAAATTGGGAAATTCTTACATCTGCACTGAGCAAATCACATTAAAcagttaaccatggttaatgcaAACCAATTTCACAGTCTCACATTTTGGTTTTGTGGTCAATCCTTAACCATATGTTTGGTATTCAGACATGACCCTTAATAATGTTTGGTTTTCCTGACCCACAGTCAGGAACTGAATAGGGCTTGTGTGTTTGCTAGTCCAAGCGTAAAACCACAAGTGTAAGCACCCCTGTGCCTAGAATTGTTAATGTGCCAGTGGATCATAATTTAGCAGATGACTTTTGAAAGGGCTCTAATAACTTAGTATAGCTTAAAAGGTGGTTGCTGATACTAGAAGGAGCATGTTTTTCTACGTGACATAACTCTGGAATTTATCCATAGCAGAAAAATGTGCCCAAGTCATACGctaatttaatttaatatattcCAAAATAGCTAGTTCACTTCTACAATTGAATTTTCCCTTAAAGCAGGACATTGTGGAATATGGGGCAGCTTTTATTGGTCTTCACCAATTAATATAAATAAACCTGATTAATATATCTGATCAAAGGAAGTGGCTTTTAAATAATAGTGAAATTTTATAAAATCATTGTTTGTATAAAGAGGTAAAATTGACATATCCATTCAAAATATTAAGTTATTGCAGATTAAAGCAACAATTACTATTTCATTAACACTGATTATAATTGTGTGAGACATACATTCTGTACCCTTGTACAGTAGTGACCCACATATGAGCCATCATGTTCATTAAGATAAGCAGGGGTGACTCTAGTTAGGACCCGTTTGGAAACAATGCTAAACTATAATTCAGAATAATATGCTTGAACCATGGTGAGCCTCGTGCTCACATGCTCCTCTACTCCTCTTTCACATGCCAGGAAGAGGTGATTGAAACTTTCCTCTTATAATTTTAAACAAAGTTCCTTGTTATATCCAAACTTGGGGGACTCCAGTTAGACTATGATTAGTAAACAAGATAGGATCTTAAATTGCTGTTTGATCCTGGCTTATTCAAAGTAACCATAGTTTGTCAGAGTTCCCTGAATTCAGACGCAATAAGGAACTCCTGattaatttaaatcaaaattTAAGTTCCTGGTTTGCAAAAGATCTCCTTCTGGcgtggagtggtgtgtgtgtgtggcaggtgtagacatgccaagaGAAAGCATACAGCATTTTGTGGGAGGTGATGGCCTGTACTGGGATGACAAGGGGAATCAGCAGGAAACCTGGGGAAAAGGTTATGTGTAAAAGCTCCAGATAGTTTGCAAAGTGTACTAGATAAGTTTCCAggtagtggctcagttcagactgTGGTCCGATAAATTTAGGGGACATTTAAACTCAGAGTTTTGAAGCACTGGGATATGGGATGCATCATGTTTTCTTAGTAGAATAGATTTTACCAGGTTACTGTACTAGGTCAGACTAATAGAGAAGGGTCTTCCCCATCACCTGgtacctgagatccttttaactggcgataccagggattgaacctggaatcctgtgcatgcaaagcacaagcactaccactgagctatggtcactCCTTTGTGATGTCCATTCAAGATTTTGCACCCAAGGCACAGgcactttgaaaaatgtgtaaaatgcgGGCATTCCTAGTTCCAGAAATTGACTCCTGGAAAATGCCTTTTGTTCTTCCAGTATCTCTCAAAATAACGTGTGAAAGAAAGAGGCTCTGTAGAGGTGGCTTGTGCAGAGGGCatggttggttctgactaaaaagAGAAGAGCCCAGGTTGGTTAACACCAGGAGTGACTTCCTAAGTCTCCATGGGCCAGTTCTTTTCCCATCTATTAAATACAGGGAATGGTAACTTGCTCTTTCTGAGGTCCTCATGAAAATTCAATTCATTGAGGTGGCAAGTTTGGAACCATAGACTTCTAAACATATGGGAATATTGCCATTTAGGTGATGGTGTTGGTAATGGGAGGATGGAATGTTGTTGGGTCCTTTATGCTGCATTCGAAAAGGTATCTTAGCAAgggctgtgtgggaggagggccTGTGGAAGTCTTTTCGTGGGGAGATCATCTAAGAAGTAAGCTTGGCGTGTGTTCTGTTGCACAGAATAAAATCTGTAGTTTGGCACTAGGTTTATGTCTGCATCTATTGTTCTCTTTTTCAGCTTCCTCTTCATTAACGCCAGATTTATTATCTCCAGGAAGTTCAAATGTCTCTTCTCCCTTACCTTGTTTTGGATCCTCATTCCAATCTACAACTTCCTTTGTCATTAGTGATatcacagaggaggaggcagaaTTAGAAAGCCCAGAGCTTCCATCCGTTTCCATGCTTTGTTCTGCAACCTCTGAATGTTGTAAAGCAGACCCAAAGGATTCCGACGACGAAGATTCGGTGTCTCTGTCAAAGGCCAGCAGTTTTGCAGACATGATGGGCATTCTTAAAGACATTCATAGGATGAAACAGAACAAAGActtgtaagttttttgttttcgttgtttttcttctttttccatccCTAAAAGTCTCTTTATTTTCTGATTGGAAGCTTGCAGTTTTGCTTTGTCTAAAGTCACATCTGCTGGTCGCTAGTGCTGTGATTGAGGTTTACAGGAGTCTAAAGTACTTCTCTTGTATTGCTGCAGCAGTACCAACCTTGACATGTTTGAAAACCTTTCCTCATGATAACCTTTTCACTTTTGATTAAGGCAGCCATGCCAATGAATCTGGTGGAGTGActagcctgcctgcctacctATCATCGTTGTTTGTGGCCCATAAAAATGATGCTGGTTCCTGGAAAGCCTTGTTGCCTTTTCACCTTGAAGGTGATTCTCAGTGCCCGTGGAGGACCAGGCAACTGGCTTTGGATTTTAGCTGTTTACCTGTGATTCTGAACATTCTGAACCACTATTCCGCAAATGAACGCTGCGATTCTTATAACTTTAGCAGTTGAGACCAGATAGTGATAAGAAATCTAATGGTCAGAGGTACTGCCTTTGTTCTTGCTGTTTGTCTTCATTTTTTCCTGCTGCCTTCCAGTTTCCCATAATGCATTAACAGAACTGAGTCACTTCAATTAAGTGTCATTCTAGGTATGTGCGTAAAGATTTGGGCTTTGATAAGCTGAAAACCACTTCCCGTGTGTTCTGTCACTTTCTAGGCATAAAGCCTCATTAGtatttaatttaatacatttctataccgcccaatagctgaagctctttgggcagttcacagcagttaaaaccataaaatacaacatggtaagatacaatataaataacttctttaaacaaataaaacctagcaacaatgcaaaggtttaaaatacagcaacaaatTTAAAGCAACAGAAGCTAAAACAATACATGCAGTTTAGAGTGTTAGACTTTGATAATGGAGATTTGGGATCAGTCTCTGCCATGAAGTTTGCTAGGTGAACTTGGGCTACTCTCTTCCCTATTCCTCTTTCTGTCCTTCAAATCtgcctcacagggtcattgtgagagTAAACTGGGATAAGCCTCATCCTTGTACGCCTGTCAGAGCTCAGTAGGGAAAAGGGTGTGATTATTAACAATAATAGAATATGTAACTATACTAGTAAGCTGGGAATGCTTGCCAAATACTGGAAAATAATTTGCCAGTACTGCTTTGGGAGTTTTTGGTTTTTATAGAATGTTAATGGCGACAACATTTCAAAGCAGTTTTCACATTGAAATTGGGCAACAATTAAAACAGCTTAATTCTAACATTTTCAGTACTGTTTTGCCCACACTCTTCCTTGAACATGATATTCTTTGACTCTTGCAAGCTTCATCAGGCAGCTGGTATCAAAAGGTAGCATTCATTACCCAGAGAAAGagcttttcaaaataataatattccttATTCATTTAATACATGATCCAGTTAAAGCAATTTAATTCTGGTAATAAGCTGTGTGATACCATGGAAACATTGAATTAAAGTGTAAGTTATGTGGTCAGCTTCTGTGTCAGCTGCCCTTGGGTTTTTCCCTCTCTAGTTTCCTAAGGAACTAAATTTTATGCTAAAGAGAGGACAGCTTTCTCCTCTGAGTTCTTTTCCTTAAGTTTATTGACATCTGGAATATGATTCACAAAGCTGAAATGGATCTTTTCTCATactgtatatatatttatatcttcTGAACGGCTGATTTTGAGGTTATTCATAGGTTCCAAATCTACCTTTTCAGGAAGAAAAATCCATTACAAGTAGAAAGGGCATATATCATTGTTTGGCCTGTTGCAAGAATTAGCAGGGATTACTCTGCCACCATTCACAAGTCAGGCTCATTTAGCTTCAACTTTGAATAACTTATGTGAAGTCTGGTAAAACATCCAGTAACAGAGAATTTGCGCTGTTGTAAGCAGTTCTTCTAAGCGATCTGCATTGCAGTTGTACACCTACACATCACATTTTGTGcaacataattttttttaaattttattattgcatttatatcccgcctttttccttgcaaggaacccaaagtagcgtacataatcctcatcctctccactttatcctcacaacaacaacaaccctgtgaggtgggttgggctgatagtctgtgactggcccaaagtcacccagtaggtttccatggccgagtggggactagaaccaggatctcctgactcccagtccaacactctagccactacaccacactggctctcattagtGGGTTTTTCTTCCTGAACCGGTTTAACTGCTATTCTTTTGTTAGACTTTATAGGGTTTTATATAAATATTACTATTTCCAAATCTGAAATCTTATAGAACATATGCAAAGATGCAAATAATACCAAATATTCATTCCACATCCTAAATAACTCTAGTTACAAATCTATATTTGTTACCATAATTCTTCCAAAGGAAAACCAAGATTTGCCAGATGGAGTAAATGTATATTTACACATGTTTATTTTCTTGTCTCATTTTGAATTATACCTGTGTTCCCTCTACCCCCTCATCCCCATAACATGTATTTATTACCTCTCAGGGCAGTCGGTGTACATCATTTGACATTAGACAATTTTCTCCCCAGCCTAGCTCATTCTAGTATCAGAAACAGGCAATTATGTAATGCAGACATTGCCAAGTTGTgaccgtccagatgttttggcctacatctcccatgatccctcatcattggctgtgctatctagggctgataggaattgtaggccaaatcatctggagggccacaggtttcccacacCTGATGTAATGTAAAAGGTGCAAATGAAGTAAATGTTGCACCTGAACCTTTTCACTGGAGTTGCTGAGAATTGAATCTAGGACCTTCAGCAAGCAAAGCAGGGTCATAGTCCTCCCCATAGTCAGTGATCCATCaccattttaaaaactatttaagtTTTGAAAAGCAATCCAAACACTTAAACGTCCCCCTTAATATTCCTTCATACACCTCTTTGTGCCATCATTTCTTTATCGTTCAGTAACTGAAACTCTCTGCATGGtttaccataaaatacaacagaaaactttaaaactgcagtataaaataaaaataaaatcttgcagcaatgcaaagatttaaaatgccataaaagatttaaaacaatagaaacaaaaagcctaaaatgcctgggaaaaggtcttcaactggcaccgaaaagagcacaacataggcaccaggcGTGCCTCTCTAGGAAACtctttccacaacctgggtgccacaacagaaaagacccTTTTCTTTGCTGGTCTGTGCATGGTTTAAATCCATGGTAGGAAGGTTAGCTTAACATCCTACTCTCCTCTTCTTAGCAATGAACAGAACCCTGACTTTGTAGAAATAGGAAGCTGCTCCCCTCACTGCAGGATTGAAAGAACCCTGGCCAGTTGTATTTCTTGCAAATGTTGCAGACTACATAGCTACAGAGCCTTGGCACAGCTGAGACAAACAAAATTCGGGCTTTTAAGAGCTGCACACCCCTCCGTGCTTGGCAGTGAGCAGCTGTAGACGAGGGCTCTCAAAGGAGAGAATGGAGCACATCCCCCTCTTTAGGTAAGCTCAGCCGTTCATTGATGAGTTGGGAGAGGGTTCTTTGTCCATGTTATTGGATGCACACAGGGCACTGCCTCTTTGCATGAGCGGTTCTTAGGATAAAATTTAGGAACGTCTGATGCAAGGAGCTCTCAGTCAGAGGTCTGccataattttatttttgtactggCGGCTGCAGGAAGTTTGTTCTAATGTGGGCATTTCTGAGGAAAGCAAAGAGGAAGTGATGAATTAGTGCTGTCATCAATCTTAATAAGTTGCAGACCTAACAAGAAGTTCTAGGAAGAGGGGTGGGGTTTTGTCAGGTGAATTTGTAAAAACAGCAGTCAGTTGTTGCTCTTCAAGCTGCTTTTGTGTGAAGAACGCTACCACACAGATAACACAGCATTTAACCTTGTGCATGAAACAAAGCAAATGTAGAACACGGTCACTACACTGGGTGGATGTTGCTGGGTTCATTCTTAAGTCTTTGAGGTGCTAAGGTGGTATGTCAGTGTAACGCTCTCTAACCAGTAGGTTACAGAAGGAAGAGTCTGACATTGCGTAGCACTGGGGTAGGCAACCcagttccctccagatgtattcaactgcaactcccataatctctgaccattggccatgctggctggagaactTGTAATCCAAAATAACTGCAGAACACCATTTTGCTTATCCCTGATGTAGTGAGTGCAGTACTTTGAGCTTGCTTTTTCATCCAACATACATTGACTGATGAAATGGTGTGAGAATTAATAGGAAGATTTCCTTGAAGCAGTTTTGGACTAGGAGAAAGTAGCCAAATGGCCTCATTCACTAAAGGATGGGAAGGTGCAATGCTGCTGCCATTCAGGACCCTTGTGATATGATTACCAAAATTAAATTGGTCAATTTACCTCCATTTAATTTTTAGAAGTGAGTGCTAAATTATATGCAGTGGTCCCCAACATgacagctgcaggtgccatggAGTCCGTGCGGACCTCCAGTAGCACTTACAAAATTCTCCACTCCCTACCCCCATCAAAAACCTATTTTTTTGAATAAAaaacttgggggagggggcagaattaGGGTGCcaagttctccttcctgttcttgAACCTACTACTGATCAGTGGTTTGGCAACAGGGGAAAAAGGAACAATCTTCTGATTAcagttttctccttttctctctcccttcccacttCCAGACtttagcctcactatttctctcccttccttgctcTCTCCCtagctttctttctcttccttccttgctttcTCTCACTCACCCCTTTATATCACTGTTTCTCTCCACTTCCAGCCCCCAGTCTCACTTTTTCTCCCCATCTCTTTTCCTCGctgtttctccccttccccctccccgtagtctctctttctctcccccctctcgcTACTTCTTCCTGCTCCTAACCTCTAACCTTGTTTTCCTTCCTagacccttctctctctctctctctctctctctctctctctctctccacacacacagagcaccttCCTAGGCAGTGTCTCTGATGACAGAAGTAGGAGCACCAGATGGGTAATAGAGTGGCTGAACCTGGGAGTCAAAGTAGGGAAaaccttttctctcctttttttttgtggggggatgtATAGGTTGAGCAGAGCAATCTTATGtaggcctactcagaaataagtcccacttagTTCcatgtaagcatgtataggattgcaactttaaatgGTTATTTTGTTGTGCTTCTTTGGGGTCAAATACATGGATTGGCTTTGGAGTTCAGATCCTTCCTCTTCTATTAAGTTTTTTTGGGTGATTACATGTCTTTTTAGTAGTtaatgtgactagccacatccttcatgggagccattttgcggtggtgcccacagcagtttcttaaattcccaaatgtgcctataGATCCAAAAAGATTGGGACCCCTGCATTAATGACTGTGGCTTCCAAGGCAACAGGTAATCTAGTTGAGAAGATGGTGATTTTAAGGTAGATATTCCAGATCACTTAAA contains the following coding sequences:
- the MTFR1L gene encoding mitochondrial fission regulator 1-like, with translation MEEDLTIPIWQNKPCGSSRSFVRRIGTNLPLKPCARTCFQALPNVSDLYLNDTPPVPTLADVAWIASDDEETYARVRTDARPLKHKWKPTPLFVIQRNASVPNLRKQEEKLLALKKPGLPALSRTTELQEELSHLRSQIAKIVAADPASSSLTPDLLSPGSSNVSSPLPCFGSSFQSTTSFVISDITEEEAELESPELPSVSMLCSATSECCKADPKDSDDEDSVSLSKASSFADMMGILKDIHRMKQNKDLNRTLLKEEDPAILIAEVLRRKFALKDEDVDMKKN